The Saccharothrix variisporea genome has a segment encoding these proteins:
- a CDS encoding ATP-binding protein, producing MDPVRNPFAPGAGQRPPELAGRDKELSAFDVVLERVARGRPERSLVLTGLRGVGKTVLLGELRSMALKRGWGAGKVEARPEAGLRRPLSAALHRAIRDLAVRHRAPDRVEAVLGVLKAFALKANPEDAKLRDRWQPGIDVPAAQGRADSGDIEIDLVELFTEVAELAQDVGTGVALLIDEMQDLRPDDVSALCAACHELSQSGAPLVVVGAGLPHLPAVLSASKSYSERLFRYVRIDRLSREDADRAVLAPVEREQAGIQDEALDALFDASGGYPYFIQAYGKAAWDAAPADPITPLDVAVAAPEADAELAVGFFGSRYERATPAEREYLRAMAELTDGKDAGVNTAQVADHLGRKPSSLSPARDSLIKKGLVYSAERGQIAFTVPHFGRFLLGRED from the coding sequence ATGGACCCGGTCCGCAACCCGTTCGCCCCCGGCGCGGGGCAGCGCCCGCCCGAGCTGGCGGGGCGGGACAAGGAGCTGAGCGCGTTCGACGTGGTCCTCGAACGGGTCGCGCGCGGCCGTCCGGAGCGCAGTCTCGTGCTCACCGGGCTGCGCGGGGTCGGCAAGACCGTGCTGCTGGGCGAGCTGCGGTCGATGGCGCTCAAGCGCGGGTGGGGTGCGGGCAAGGTCGAGGCGCGGCCGGAGGCGGGGCTGCGGCGACCGCTGTCCGCCGCGCTGCACCGGGCGATCCGCGACCTGGCCGTGCGGCACCGGGCACCCGACCGCGTCGAGGCGGTGCTGGGGGTGCTCAAGGCGTTCGCGCTCAAGGCCAACCCCGAGGACGCGAAGCTGCGCGACCGGTGGCAGCCCGGCATCGACGTGCCCGCCGCGCAGGGCCGGGCCGACTCCGGGGACATCGAGATCGACCTGGTCGAGCTGTTCACCGAGGTCGCCGAGCTGGCGCAGGACGTGGGCACCGGGGTCGCGCTGCTCATCGACGAGATGCAGGACCTGCGGCCCGACGACGTGTCGGCGCTGTGCGCGGCGTGCCACGAGCTCTCCCAGTCCGGCGCCCCGCTGGTGGTGGTCGGGGCGGGGTTGCCGCACCTGCCGGCCGTGCTGTCGGCGTCCAAGTCGTACTCGGAGCGGCTGTTCCGGTACGTCCGGATCGACCGGCTGTCCCGCGAGGACGCGGACCGGGCCGTGCTCGCGCCGGTCGAGCGGGAGCAGGCGGGCATCCAGGACGAGGCGCTGGACGCCCTGTTCGACGCCTCCGGCGGCTACCCGTACTTCATCCAGGCCTACGGCAAGGCCGCGTGGGACGCCGCGCCCGCCGACCCGATCACCCCGCTGGACGTCGCCGTCGCCGCGCCCGAGGCGGACGCGGAGCTGGCCGTGGGGTTCTTCGGCTCGCGGTACGAGCGGGCGACGCCGGCCGAGCGCGAGTACCTGCGGGCGATGGCGGAGCTGACCGACGGCAAGGACGCGGGCGTGAACACCGCACAGGTCGCCGACCACCTGGGCCGCAAGCCGTCGTCGCTGTCGCCGGCGCGGGACAGCCTCATCAAGAAAGGCCTGGTCTACAGCGCGGAGCGCGGTCAGATCGCGTTCACCGTGCCGCACTTCGGCCGGTTCCTGCTGGGCCGCGAGGACTGA
- a CDS encoding NTP pyrophosphohydrolase gives MPLPLLVVDAANVVGSVPDGWWRDRAAAATRLRDSLATVAEHGLPPFHDGPLDVVLVVEGKARHVESTPAVRVVAADASGDDKIVEVVRTDPEDRPRAVVTADRDLRRRVTELGAEVLGPRSVR, from the coding sequence ATGCCCCTCCCGCTGCTCGTCGTGGACGCGGCCAACGTCGTAGGCTCGGTCCCGGACGGCTGGTGGCGCGACCGGGCAGCCGCCGCCACCCGCCTGCGCGACTCCCTCGCGACGGTCGCCGAACACGGCCTACCGCCCTTCCACGACGGCCCGCTCGACGTGGTCCTGGTCGTCGAGGGCAAGGCCCGTCACGTGGAATCCACCCCCGCGGTCCGCGTGGTGGCCGCCGACGCCTCCGGCGACGACAAGATCGTGGAAGTCGTCCGCACCGACCCCGAAGACCGCCCCCGAGCCGTCGTCACGGCAGACCGCGACCTCCGCCGCCGCGTGACCGAACTGGGCGCCGAAGTCCTGGGCCCACGATCGGTTCGGTGA
- a CDS encoding NHL domain-containing thioredoxin family protein: MTTAQRRRARVRAPELVGRGWLNTGGKDVRLADLRGKVVLLDFWTFCCINCLHVLDELRPLEAEFADVLVTIGVHSPKFVHEADPEALKAAVERYEVHHPVLDDPELTTWQNFAVKAWPTLVVVDPEGYVVHVAAGEGHVDALRTVVSELVAEHEAKGTLHRGDGPYVPPAPADTELRFPAKAIVTPAGTLLVSDSAHHSLVELEPDGETVVRRIGTGERGRRDGLEPTFSEPAGLALLPEDVAARVGYHVVVADTVNHLLRGLNLDTGEVTTVAGTGEQWRDGETDGPADAIHLTSPWDVAWWEPAGGVAIALAGNHTLGLFKPVEERLERLAGTTVEGLSDAPLKDAFFAQTSGLAAQGDRLWLVDSETSALRYLQDGEVKTVVGKGLFDFGHRDGAADQALLQHPLGVAVLPDGSIAVADTYNGAVRRYDPATGEVSTLATDIAEPSDVLFVDGELVVVASAAHRLERPVAPGTKVLGEAHQVKRPPTVIAPGELELSVVFTPPTGQKLDDRYGPSTRLEITSSPPELLVEGAGVGTDLKRVLRIADGFTDGVLHVVAQAASCTDDPAVEHPVCKLTRQDWGVPVRVSADGPNRLPLMMGGLDEDV, encoded by the coding sequence GTGACGACTGCTCAGCGCCGCCGTGCCCGTGTTCGTGCTCCCGAGTTGGTGGGGCGTGGCTGGCTCAACACCGGTGGGAAGGACGTTCGGCTCGCTGACCTGCGGGGCAAGGTCGTCCTGCTCGACTTCTGGACGTTCTGCTGCATCAACTGCCTCCACGTGCTGGACGAGCTGCGTCCGCTGGAGGCCGAGTTCGCCGACGTCCTGGTCACCATCGGCGTCCACTCCCCGAAGTTCGTCCACGAGGCCGACCCCGAAGCCCTCAAGGCCGCCGTCGAGCGGTACGAGGTGCACCACCCCGTGTTGGACGACCCCGAGCTGACCACCTGGCAGAACTTCGCGGTCAAGGCGTGGCCCACGCTCGTCGTCGTGGACCCCGAGGGGTACGTCGTGCACGTTGCCGCTGGTGAAGGGCACGTCGACGCGCTCCGGACGGTGGTCTCCGAACTCGTCGCCGAGCACGAGGCCAAGGGCACGCTGCACCGCGGCGACGGCCCGTACGTCCCGCCGGCCCCGGCCGACACCGAGCTGCGCTTCCCCGCCAAGGCCATCGTCACCCCCGCCGGCACCCTGCTGGTCAGCGACTCCGCCCACCACAGCCTGGTCGAGCTCGAACCCGATGGCGAGACCGTCGTCCGCCGCATCGGCACCGGCGAACGCGGTCGCCGGGACGGCCTCGAACCCACCTTCTCCGAGCCCGCCGGACTGGCTCTCCTGCCCGAGGACGTCGCAGCGCGAGTCGGTTACCACGTCGTCGTCGCCGACACCGTCAACCACCTGCTGCGCGGCCTGAACCTCGACACCGGCGAGGTCACGACCGTGGCCGGCACCGGTGAGCAGTGGCGGGACGGCGAGACGGACGGGCCGGCTGACGCGATCCACCTCACCAGCCCGTGGGACGTGGCCTGGTGGGAGCCCGCCGGAGGCGTGGCCATCGCACTCGCCGGCAACCACACCCTCGGCCTGTTCAAGCCCGTCGAGGAGCGCCTGGAGCGCCTCGCCGGCACCACGGTCGAAGGCCTGAGCGACGCTCCCCTCAAGGACGCCTTCTTCGCCCAGACCTCCGGCCTCGCCGCCCAGGGTGACCGGCTGTGGCTGGTCGACTCGGAGACCTCCGCCCTGCGCTACCTCCAGGACGGCGAGGTCAAGACGGTCGTCGGCAAGGGCCTGTTCGACTTCGGCCACCGCGACGGCGCCGCCGACCAGGCCCTGCTCCAGCACCCGCTGGGCGTGGCCGTCCTCCCCGACGGCTCGATCGCGGTCGCGGACACCTACAACGGCGCCGTCCGCCGCTACGACCCCGCGACCGGCGAGGTGTCGACGCTGGCCACGGACATCGCCGAGCCCAGCGACGTGCTGTTCGTCGACGGCGAGCTGGTCGTGGTCGCCTCCGCCGCCCACCGCCTGGAACGGCCCGTCGCGCCCGGCACGAAGGTCCTCGGCGAGGCCCACCAGGTCAAGCGCCCGCCCACGGTCATCGCGCCCGGCGAGCTGGAGCTGTCGGTCGTGTTCACCCCGCCCACCGGCCAGAAGCTGGACGACCGCTACGGCCCGTCCACCCGCCTGGAGATCACCAGTTCACCGCCGGAGCTGCTGGTCGAGGGCGCGGGCGTGGGCACCGACCTCAAGCGGGTGCTGCGCATCGCGGACGGCTTCACCGATGGCGTGCTGCACGTCGTCGCACAGGCCGCGAGCTGCACGGACGACCCCGCCGTCGAACACCCGGTGTGCAAGCTCACCCGCCAGGACTGGGGTGTGCCGGTGCGGGTCAGCGCGGACGGCCCGAACCGACTGCCCCTCATGATGGGCGGTCTGGACGAGGACGTCTGA
- a CDS encoding GroES family chaperonin — protein sequence MLHDRVMVRISPEDGERRSSGGILIPATAQMAKRLAWGEVLGVGTNVRHVKVGDRVLFNPDDQFEVEVQGATYLVMRERDVHATATERSDHGTGLYL from the coding sequence ATGCTGCACGACCGCGTCATGGTGCGGATCTCCCCGGAGGACGGTGAGCGCCGCAGCAGCGGCGGCATCCTGATCCCGGCGACCGCGCAGATGGCCAAGCGTCTGGCCTGGGGCGAGGTGCTCGGGGTCGGCACGAACGTGCGGCACGTCAAGGTCGGCGACCGCGTCCTGTTCAACCCGGACGACCAGTTCGAGGTCGAGGTGCAGGGCGCGACCTACCTGGTGATGCGCGAACGCGACGTGCACGCGACCGCCACCGAGCGGTCGGACCACGGAACGGGCCTTTACCTCTAG
- a CDS encoding VanW family protein, protein MPENQRPEYDAERTTAFQPVRPSGTGSERGTNGSAEAQWPQDEDAWPQEEPDEPAGRDTAAAEATQYIDSGNLRGPAGVTHDVPTPHPDEVTHKLTPPPSDETRAFGAFDETRAFDGTRAFDEPRAFDETRAFDGPRTPSASEQTTVFAAPVGEPEATVLGPMMVDEDTAAEEVDERRKSRKKVALVAAGVFGLLVVLYGLDILVSSGNVPRGVTVAGVDVGGMSHPDAEKKLRAEIGPRLEKPVKARAGDVDTEVDPKASGLELDWAATLDRAGDQPLSPITRITSFFTSREVGIATRSDQVKLSGAVEALRAKTDHEPAEGTIKFEGATPVAVEPKQGQKLDVDGAREKLLADWADGGTVELPVATTPVKTTKEGVQKALDEVAKPAVASPVVIKGEGKDATLTPEQLGATLVFEPADGGGLNAKVDPNKVVEAAGPQLKDTEKEGKDAEIVFESGRPTVKESVDGLTIDWEKSLATFLDVLKRPDQREIKAEYKKTPAKVTTEQANKMGIKEVIGEFQTGGFAADSGVNIRVVAQKVNGAIVKPGETFSLNGYTGPRGTAQGYVEAGIIENGAPGRAVGGGISQFATTLYNAAYHAGMKDAGHKEHSYWISRYPAGREATVFMDAAGNSLIDIKFTNPDDTGVAIQTIWTPSSLKIVLWGTKNYDVTGSTSERTNFTEPNEIKKTTQPCVPSNGAQGFTVTDTRTITDRRTGQTRSESRTVRYDPSPKIVCEAPPA, encoded by the coding sequence GTGCCGGAGAACCAACGACCGGAGTACGACGCTGAGCGGACCACGGCGTTCCAGCCGGTCCGCCCGTCGGGCACCGGTTCGGAGCGCGGGACGAACGGCTCCGCCGAGGCGCAGTGGCCCCAGGACGAGGACGCCTGGCCGCAGGAGGAACCGGACGAGCCGGCGGGGCGCGACACCGCGGCCGCCGAGGCGACCCAGTACATCGACAGCGGCAACCTCCGGGGTCCCGCCGGCGTCACCCACGATGTGCCCACTCCCCACCCCGACGAGGTCACCCACAAGCTGACCCCGCCGCCCTCCGACGAGACCCGCGCGTTCGGCGCTTTCGACGAGACCCGCGCCTTCGACGGCACGCGGGCGTTCGACGAGCCCCGCGCCTTCGACGAGACCCGGGCGTTCGACGGTCCCCGCACCCCTTCGGCGTCCGAGCAGACGACCGTGTTCGCCGCCCCGGTCGGTGAGCCGGAAGCCACCGTCCTCGGCCCGATGATGGTCGACGAGGACACCGCCGCCGAGGAGGTCGACGAGCGCCGCAAGTCGCGCAAGAAGGTCGCCCTGGTCGCGGCCGGCGTGTTCGGCCTGCTCGTCGTCCTGTACGGCCTGGACATCCTGGTCTCCAGCGGCAACGTCCCGCGCGGTGTGACGGTCGCCGGCGTCGACGTCGGCGGCATGAGCCACCCGGACGCGGAGAAGAAGCTGCGCGCCGAGATCGGTCCCCGCCTGGAGAAGCCGGTCAAGGCCCGCGCCGGCGACGTGGACACCGAGGTCGACCCCAAGGCGTCCGGCCTGGAGCTGGACTGGGCGGCCACCCTGGACCGGGCGGGCGACCAGCCGCTGTCCCCGATCACCCGCATCACCTCGTTCTTCACCTCCCGCGAGGTCGGCATCGCCACCCGCAGCGACCAGGTGAAGCTGTCCGGCGCGGTGGAGGCCCTGCGCGCCAAGACCGACCACGAGCCGGCCGAGGGCACCATCAAGTTCGAGGGCGCCACCCCGGTCGCCGTGGAGCCCAAGCAGGGCCAGAAGCTGGACGTGGACGGCGCCCGCGAGAAGCTGCTCGCCGACTGGGCCGATGGCGGCACCGTCGAACTGCCTGTGGCGACCACCCCGGTCAAGACGACCAAGGAAGGCGTGCAGAAGGCGCTCGACGAGGTCGCCAAGCCCGCTGTCGCGTCCCCCGTGGTGATCAAGGGCGAGGGCAAGGACGCCACGCTCACGCCCGAGCAGCTCGGCGCCACCCTCGTCTTCGAGCCCGCCGACGGCGGCGGCCTGAACGCCAAGGTCGACCCGAACAAGGTCGTGGAGGCCGCCGGCCCGCAGCTCAAGGACACCGAGAAGGAGGGCAAGGACGCCGAGATCGTGTTCGAGAGCGGCCGGCCCACCGTCAAGGAGTCCGTGGACGGGCTCACCATCGACTGGGAGAAGTCGCTGGCCACGTTCCTGGACGTGCTCAAGCGCCCCGACCAGCGCGAGATCAAGGCGGAGTACAAGAAGACGCCCGCCAAGGTGACCACCGAGCAGGCCAACAAGATGGGCATCAAGGAGGTCATCGGCGAGTTCCAGACCGGTGGCTTCGCGGCCGACTCGGGCGTGAACATCCGCGTGGTGGCGCAGAAGGTCAACGGCGCGATCGTGAAGCCCGGCGAGACGTTCTCGCTCAACGGCTACACCGGTCCCCGCGGCACCGCCCAGGGCTACGTCGAGGCGGGCATCATCGAGAACGGCGCCCCGGGCCGCGCGGTCGGCGGCGGCATCTCGCAGTTCGCCACGACGCTCTACAACGCGGCCTACCACGCGGGCATGAAGGACGCCGGGCACAAGGAGCACAGCTACTGGATCTCCCGCTACCCGGCGGGGCGCGAGGCCACGGTGTTCATGGACGCCGCCGGCAACAGCCTGATCGACATCAAGTTCACCAACCCCGACGACACCGGCGTGGCGATCCAGACGATCTGGACGCCGTCGTCGCTCAAGATCGTGCTGTGGGGGACGAAGAACTACGACGTCACCGGCTCGACCAGCGAGCGGACCAACTTCACCGAGCCGAACGAGATCAAGAAGACCACCCAGCCGTGCGTGCCGAGCAACGGCGCCCAGGGCTTCACGGTCACCGACACGCGGACCATCACCGACCGGCGCACCGGCCAGACCCGCTCCGAGTCGCGCACGGTCCGCTACGACCCGTCGCCGAAGATCGTCTGCGAGGCTCCTCCCGCTTAG
- a CDS encoding DUF1206 domain-containing protein — MSAQEVRRNPVVQLLGRAGMVCYGVVHVLLAVLTTQVVFGDSGEQTDQKGAVATLAESSFGPVLLWVLAIGLFAFALWQVSMAVSGYQWVSPERKRWYRRIGSVGRAVTGVVIGIAAVRYAVGSGQKSSTEQSQTWTAKVLALPFGQVLVGAVALFVVGLGVAVARKGVKKSFEDDLTMSELPAGTRQWVERLGRIGWIGKGIAYGLIGVLVGFAAIEADPSESGGLDKALHTLAAQSYGVFLLAVIALGFLGFGVYCFAAARAHKG; from the coding sequence GTGAGCGCACAAGAGGTGAGACGCAACCCGGTCGTGCAGCTCCTCGGCCGGGCGGGGATGGTCTGCTACGGGGTGGTCCACGTCCTGCTGGCCGTGTTGACCACGCAGGTGGTGTTCGGCGACTCCGGTGAGCAGACCGACCAGAAGGGCGCGGTGGCGACGCTCGCCGAGTCGTCCTTCGGGCCGGTGTTGCTGTGGGTGCTGGCGATCGGGTTGTTCGCGTTCGCGCTGTGGCAGGTGAGCATGGCGGTGTCGGGCTACCAGTGGGTGTCGCCGGAGCGGAAGCGCTGGTACCGGCGGATCGGGTCGGTCGGGCGCGCGGTCACCGGGGTCGTCATCGGGATCGCGGCCGTCCGGTACGCGGTCGGGTCGGGGCAGAAGAGTTCCACCGAGCAGTCGCAGACGTGGACCGCCAAGGTGTTGGCGCTGCCGTTCGGGCAGGTGCTGGTGGGCGCGGTCGCGTTGTTCGTCGTCGGGCTCGGGGTGGCGGTGGCGCGCAAGGGTGTGAAGAAGTCCTTCGAGGACGACCTGACCATGTCCGAACTGCCCGCCGGCACGCGTCAGTGGGTCGAGCGGCTGGGGCGGATCGGCTGGATCGGCAAGGGCATCGCCTACGGCTTGATCGGCGTCCTGGTCGGGTTCGCGGCGATCGAGGCCGACCCGTCGGAGTCCGGCGGCCTGGACAAGGCCCTGCACACCCTCGCCGCCCAGTCCTACGGCGTCTTCCTGCTGGCCGTCATCGCGCTGGGGTTCCTGGGCTTCGGCGTCTACTGCTTCGCCGCCGCCCGCGCGCACAAGGGGTGA
- a CDS encoding acyl-CoA dehydrogenase yields the protein MGHYKSNVRDLEFNLFEVFNVQDHLGTGPFEQSDEDTARGVLAELNNLAVGPLAESFADADRNPPVFDPKTHSATLPESFKKSYQAVWDGEWYRLSLPNELGGFGIPPSVQWAASELILGANPAIYMYLAGPNFASVVWKNGTEEQKRWAEIMIERGWGATMVLTEPDAGSDVGAGRTKAVLQEDGSWHLDGVKRFITSGDQDLTENIMHLVLARPEGPGIEAKPGTKGLSLFLVPKWHFDPQTGESTGERNGAFVTNVEHKMGLKVSTTCELTFGQHGVPAKGWLLGEVHDGIAQMFQVIEYARMMVGTKAIGTLSTGYLNALAYAKERVQSADLTRMTDKTAPRVTITNHPDVRRSLMLQKAYAEGLRAVYLYTATFQDKIALGGAEKELAEKVNDLLLPIVKGVGSERAYEQLAQSLQTLGGSGFLQEYPIEQYIRDSKIDSLYEGTTAIQSLDFFFRKIIRDKGQALGFLNGEIQSFLDNEGGNGRLKEERALLKQGLEDLQGILGAMIGFLTSSQEDVRNLYKVGQNTVRLLMTAGDVLVGWLLLRQAEVALAKLDGQVSAKDKAFYEGKVAVASFFAKTVLPELSARRKVAENTDNSLMDVDEAAF from the coding sequence ATGGGTCACTACAAGAGCAACGTCCGGGACCTCGAGTTCAACCTCTTCGAGGTCTTCAACGTGCAGGACCACCTCGGCACGGGGCCGTTCGAGCAGTCCGACGAGGACACGGCGCGCGGCGTGCTGGCCGAGCTGAACAACCTGGCCGTCGGCCCGCTGGCGGAGTCCTTCGCCGACGCCGACCGCAACCCGCCCGTGTTCGACCCGAAGACGCACTCGGCGACGCTGCCCGAGTCCTTCAAGAAGTCTTACCAGGCGGTCTGGGACGGCGAGTGGTACCGCCTGTCCCTGCCCAACGAGCTGGGCGGCTTCGGCATCCCGCCGTCGGTGCAGTGGGCGGCGTCCGAGCTGATCCTGGGCGCGAACCCGGCCATCTACATGTACCTGGCCGGCCCGAACTTCGCCTCCGTGGTGTGGAAGAACGGCACCGAGGAGCAGAAGCGCTGGGCCGAGATCATGATCGAGCGCGGCTGGGGCGCCACCATGGTGCTCACCGAGCCCGACGCCGGCTCCGACGTGGGCGCGGGCCGCACCAAGGCCGTGCTCCAGGAGGACGGCTCGTGGCACCTCGACGGTGTGAAGCGGTTCATCACCTCGGGTGACCAGGACCTGACCGAGAACATCATGCACCTGGTGCTGGCGCGCCCCGAGGGCCCCGGCATCGAGGCCAAGCCCGGCACCAAGGGCCTGTCGCTGTTCCTGGTCCCGAAGTGGCACTTCGACCCGCAGACCGGTGAGTCGACCGGCGAGCGCAACGGCGCCTTCGTCACCAACGTCGAGCACAAGATGGGCCTCAAGGTCTCCACGACCTGCGAGCTCACCTTCGGCCAGCACGGCGTGCCCGCCAAGGGCTGGCTGCTGGGCGAGGTGCACGACGGCATCGCGCAGATGTTCCAGGTCATCGAGTACGCCCGCATGATGGTCGGCACCAAGGCCATCGGCACGCTGTCCACCGGCTACCTCAACGCCCTGGCCTACGCCAAGGAGCGGGTGCAGAGCGCCGACCTGACCCGCATGACCGACAAGACCGCGCCCCGGGTGACCATCACCAACCACCCGGACGTGCGCCGCTCGCTCATGCTGCAGAAGGCCTACGCCGAGGGCCTGCGCGCGGTGTACCTCTACACCGCCACCTTCCAGGACAAGATCGCCCTGGGCGGCGCCGAGAAGGAACTGGCGGAGAAGGTCAACGACCTGCTGCTGCCGATCGTCAAGGGCGTCGGCTCCGAGCGGGCCTACGAGCAGCTCGCGCAGTCGCTGCAGACGCTGGGCGGCTCCGGCTTCCTCCAGGAGTACCCGATCGAGCAGTACATCCGGGACTCCAAGATCGACTCGCTGTACGAGGGCACCACCGCCATCCAGTCGCTGGACTTCTTCTTCCGGAAGATCATCCGCGACAAGGGCCAGGCGCTGGGCTTCCTCAACGGCGAGATCCAGTCCTTCCTGGACAACGAGGGCGGCAACGGCCGGCTCAAGGAGGAGCGGGCGCTGCTCAAGCAGGGCCTGGAGGACCTCCAGGGCATCCTGGGCGCGATGATCGGCTTCCTGACCAGCTCGCAGGAGGACGTGCGCAACCTCTACAAGGTCGGCCAGAACACCGTCCGCCTGCTGATGACCGCGGGCGACGTGCTCGTCGGCTGGCTGCTGCTGCGCCAGGCCGAGGTGGCGCTGGCCAAGCTGGACGGCCAGGTGTCCGCCAAGGACAAGGCGTTCTACGAGGGCAAGGTGGCGGTCGCGTCCTTCTTCGCGAAGACCGTGCTGCCCGAGCTGTCCGCGCGCCGCAAGGTCGCCGAGAACACCGACAACTCGCTGATGGACGTGGACGAGGCCGCGTTCTGA
- a CDS encoding response regulator transcription factor, whose product MRTGVNGRPLPPAGAARPAPGPGIALVDPIPLFREGLSAVVRRTPGLRWLGSTGHLHTAVRLQEQLRPDVLLVDSVLDPQGHLATLLTANDPQLVVISLVREPHRTAKFVRGALAAGVRGLVPRGGEVGEVLQAIVRGYQERMYVDPTLAPLAAGFTPTAEAGSRRALSRREYEVLQLIADGLENQAVANELYVSVETVRTHVKNILRKLRARDRTHAVSLAYQAGLLSSNMK is encoded by the coding sequence ATGCGCACCGGTGTCAACGGCCGTCCGCTTCCCCCGGCGGGCGCGGCTCGCCCTGCCCCGGGACCGGGGATCGCCCTGGTCGATCCCATCCCGCTGTTCCGCGAGGGCCTGTCGGCCGTCGTGCGGCGGACGCCGGGACTGCGGTGGCTCGGGTCGACCGGCCACCTGCACACGGCCGTGCGGCTGCAGGAACAGCTGCGACCCGACGTGCTGCTGGTCGACTCGGTGCTGGACCCGCAGGGCCACCTCGCGACCCTGCTCACCGCCAACGACCCGCAGCTGGTGGTGATCTCGCTGGTCCGCGAGCCGCACCGGACCGCGAAGTTCGTGCGGGGCGCGTTGGCGGCGGGTGTGCGGGGGTTGGTGCCGCGCGGTGGCGAGGTGGGCGAGGTGCTCCAGGCGATCGTGCGCGGGTACCAGGAGCGCATGTACGTGGACCCGACGCTTGCACCGCTGGCGGCGGGGTTCACGCCGACCGCCGAGGCGGGGTCGCGCCGGGCGCTGTCGCGTCGGGAGTACGAAGTCCTCCAGCTGATCGCCGACGGGCTGGAGAACCAGGCCGTGGCCAACGAGCTGTACGTGTCTGTGGAGACCGTCCGCACGCACGTGAAGAACATCCTGCGCAAGCTCAGGGCCCGGGACCGGACGCACGCCGTCTCGCTGGCCTACCAGGCCGGACTGCTCTCCTCGAACATGAAGTGA